A section of the Sebastes fasciatus isolate fSebFas1 chromosome 21, fSebFas1.pri, whole genome shotgun sequence genome encodes:
- the LOC141759485 gene encoding myelin-associated glycoprotein-like: protein MSVISVQSVKMVTAIVLLSVFFLSGALAFCPERTALFITAPNKMEALSGSCLQIPCNFSVKSEEEFNGTRTTFGVWIKNDYKFRENLNNVIFNSSGAVSTYPMSLTGNLNQKNCTTLFSSLITSYTDTYFFRIENRPFVSTAPCDPLQITVKDSPPRPSIEISGDLKEKESVTITCSAFTPCPHSPPELTWTLQQDPHNKIEENTDRTFTTKIQKTFTLSDEHDGFIITCSARYPVNEGKDVKTAKNRTTLSVSCKIISVCY, encoded by the exons atgagtgtcatttcagtccagtctgtgaaaatggtgacagccatcGTGTTACTGAGCGTCTTCTTTCTCtcag gtgCTTTGGCTTTTTGTCCTGAAAGAACAGCCCTATTCATTACTGCACCAAATAAGATGGAAGCACTGAGTGGATCTTGTCTGCAAATCCCATGTAACTTTAGTGTTAAATCAGAAGAGGAGTTCAACGGCACAAGAACAACCTTCGGAGTGTGGAttaaaaatgactacaaatTCCGCGAAAATCTAAACAATGTGATTTTCAACAGTAGCGGGGCAGTTTCCACCTATCCAATGAGTCTTACTGGAAACCTGAATCAGAAAAActgcaccactttattttccagtTTAATCACAAGTTACACAGACACGTATTTCTTCAGAATTGAGAACAGACCATTCGTGTCAACAGCTCCTTGTGATCCTCTTCAAATAACAGTTAAAG attctcctccgaggcccagcattgagatctcaggtgatctgaaggagaaggagtctgtcactataacctgctcagctttcactccctgtccacactcccctcctgaactcacctggactctccaacaagaccctcacaacaaaatagaggaaaacacagatcgaaccttcacaactaaaatccagaagaccttcactctgtcagacgaacatgatggattcatcatcacctgttcagccagatatcctgtaaatgaaggaaaagacgtcAAGACAGCAAAGAACAGAACGACGCTCAGTGTTTCATGTAAGAtaataagtgtttgttattag